The genomic window CATGTCTGGACGACAGGGTTTTGGATCGCGGGAATTCGATCCCGCACCGCGCATCCTCGTCCTGCTGCACCAGGAGCGGTCGAGCCCCGGGCGGGTCGGTCTGATGCTGGAGCAAGCCGGATTTGCGCTGGATATCCGCCGGCCGGTTCTGGGCGACCCGCTTCCCGATACGCTTGAGCGCCATGTCGGGGCGATCGTCTTCGGTGGCCCGATGAGCGCCAATGACGAGGATGAGGGTATTCGGCGCGAGATCGAGTGGCTGAAGGTTCCTCTGTCGGAAAACAAGCCCTATCTTGGCATCTGCCTCGGTGCGCAGCTCCTCGTTCGGCACCTCGGCGGCAAGGTCGAGGCACATCCCGACGGGCTGACGGAAATTGGCTGGTATCCGTTGCGGCCGACGCCGGAAGGGGCCGCGCTGATGAACTGGCCGTCGATGGTCTATCACTTCCACCGGGAAGGCTTCGACCTGCCGCGTGACGCGACGCTGCTTGCAACGGCCGATGATTACGAGAACCAGGCCTTCCGCTTCGGGGAGAATGCCTGGGGTGTCCAGTTCCACGGCGAACTGACCCAGGCCATGATGCACCGCTGGGTGGTGCACGGGGCGCATCGCTTCGACCTGCCAGGCGCACAGCAGGGTCGGGATCACCTGCACGGGCGCATGATCCATGACGGACCTCTGCGTGCATGGCTCGCCGAGTTCCTGTCGATGATCTTCATGCGCCGGCTCGATCGCGAAATGGGCGCCATGGCGGCGCGCCAGGTTTAAGCGCCTATCGGTGCGGCAGCAGCGCACTTGCCGGGCAAGTTCGGAGTGGCTACATCTCGGCCAGCCCGCAACGGAGAGTGAGAATGATAGCCGTCTTCCAGACCATCGATCTGGCTTTGAGCATCTACACCTGGATCATCATCGGCAGCGCCATCTTCTCGTGGCTCTATGCGTTCAACGTGGTCAATTCCAACAATCGCTTCGTCGCGATGGTGGCGGAGTTTCTCTACAAGGCGACCGAGCCGGCGCTTCGGCCGCTGCGGCGCATCCTGCCTGATCTCGGCGGTCTCGACATTTCGCCGATCGTGCTCCTGCTCATCATCTTCTTCATCCGTTCCTTCATGTGGAACACGATCGCTCCCGCGCTCGTCTAAACGGCGTGCCGTGCCGGCCTTGGCCGGTCAGGGGTTGAGAGATACGGAAAAGGGCCGCCGCATCCCGGGATGCGGCGGCCCTTTTCGTGATCACAAACTGGACGAGGCGAGACTTACTTCCGGCCGCGCTCAATGGCTTCGGTGATGAAGCGGCGGGCGGCATCGGCGCCCTGCCAGTCTTCGACGCGAACCCACTTGCCGGGTTCCAGATCCTTGTAGTGCTCGAAGAAGTGCTGGATCTGCTGCAGCGTGATTTCCGGCAGGTCGGTGTGGTTCAGCACCTTCTCGTAGCGCTTGGTGAGCGCCGATACCGGAACGGCGATGATCTTTTCATCCTTGCCGGAATTGTCTTCCATCAAGAGCACGCCGATCGGGCGCACATTGATGACGCAGCCGGGGATCAAAGGGCGCGTGTTGCAGACGAGCACGTCGATCGGGTCTCCGTCTTCCGAAAGCGTATGCGGCACGAAGCCGTAATTGCCCGGATAGGTCATCGGCGTGTGCAGGAAGCGGTCCACGACCAGCGTACCGGATTCCTTGTCCATCTCGTACTTGATCGGCTGCCCGCCAACGGGAACTTCGATGATGACGTTGATGTCTT from Georhizobium profundi includes these protein-coding regions:
- a CDS encoding glutamine amidotransferase, which translates into the protein MSGRQGFGSREFDPAPRILVLLHQERSSPGRVGLMLEQAGFALDIRRPVLGDPLPDTLERHVGAIVFGGPMSANDEDEGIRREIEWLKVPLSENKPYLGICLGAQLLVRHLGGKVEAHPDGLTEIGWYPLRPTPEGAALMNWPSMVYHFHREGFDLPRDATLLATADDYENQAFRFGENAWGVQFHGELTQAMMHRWVVHGAHRFDLPGAQQGRDHLHGRMIHDGPLRAWLAEFLSMIFMRRLDREMGAMAARQV
- a CDS encoding YggT family protein, with translation MIAVFQTIDLALSIYTWIIIGSAIFSWLYAFNVVNSNNRFVAMVAEFLYKATEPALRPLRRILPDLGGLDISPIVLLLIIFFIRSFMWNTIAPALV
- the ppa gene encoding inorganic diphosphatase, translating into MRIDAIAIGNNPPEDINVIIEVPVGGQPIKYEMDKESGTLVVDRFLHTPMTYPGNYGFVPHTLSEDGDPIDVLVCNTRPLIPGCVINVRPIGVLLMEDNSGKDEKIIAVPVSALTKRYEKVLNHTDLPEITLQQIQHFFEHYKDLEPGKWVRVEDWQGADAARRFITEAIERGRK